The DNA region GATGACTTCACCGCGATGTTCGATGAAGTACTTGAGGATTTTGAATTCGCGCGGTGAGATGTCGAGCGGCTGGCTGGCTTTGGTGACCTCGAATTTTTTGAAGCTGACTAACACGTCGGCAAACGTGAAATCATCGTGGTTGTCAGGCTGGCGTGTGGTGCGGCGCAAGAGGGCTTCGACGCGCGCCATCAGTTCCATGAAGCTGAACGGTTTGGTGACGTAATCATCCGCGCCGATCTTTAGGCCGACGACTTTGTCAATTTCCTGGCCGCGCGCCGTCAGCATGATGATGGGCGTGGCGTTGCCGGTGCTGCGCAGTTGTTTGCAGACATCGAAGCCGCTCAGCTTGGGCAACATCACATCCAGGATGATCAAATCCAAATCGCGTTCGGTGGCGAGTTTTAGGCCAGCCGAACCGTCACGCGCGACTTGCACGTTGTAGCCTTCGTATTCAAACCCATCGCGTAGGGCGACGGCCATGGCCTGATCGTCTTCGACAATTAAAACCTTGCTGTTCATATTTCTTAACCACGAACAAGACCGGGACAGTACCGCGCGCGTGAGCAAGCGCGCGGTCATCTGCCGGGCATTGGGATTAGTTACCAAGCGCCGCTTGCTCACGCGCGCGGTACTGTTCAATCATATTTCAGACTGAGAAAT from Acidobacteriota bacterium includes:
- a CDS encoding response regulator transcription factor — translated: MNSKVLIVEDDQAMAVALRDGFEYEGYNVQVARDGSAGLKLATERDLDLIILDVMLPKLSGFDVCKQLRSTGNATPIIMLTARGQEIDKVVGLKIGADDYVTKPFSFMELMARVEALLRRTTRQPDNHDDFTFADVLVSFKKFEVTKASQPLDISPREFKILKYFIEHRGEVITRDQLLDAVWGYSSFPITRTVDMHIAKLRQKIEDTPHDPHHIITVHRVGYKFVV